The following nucleotide sequence is from Clostridia bacterium.
GAAGCACCAGCCAGAGCACGGCGGTCAGAGCGCAGGTCAGGCTGATGGTCATGGCCAGGAGGTCCCAGGAGCCGGTGGTGCCGAGCAGGAGGCCGCTGAGGCTGGGTCCCAGTATGAGGCCTCCGTTTTGGGCGGTCAGCGTCAGCCCGAGGCCGAGGGCTACCTCCCGCCTTCTGCGGGCCAGGTGGGAAACGGCGGCGAATACCGCGGTAGGTACCATACTGCCGATGAATCCCACCAGGGTCTGGGCTACGGGCACCACCACGCCGGTAAGGTTGAATATCAGGAGGTAGAGCAGCGCCTGGATGACGCAGCTGGTAATGCAGATGCGCCGGAGGGAGCGGTAGCGGTCGTAAAGGTGACCCGCGACCAGACAGCCGCCTACGGCTCCGACGGAGGCCAGGCTCCCGATAAAGGTGGCCGTGGCCAGGGGCATCGAGCGTACCTGAACCAGGAAGGTGGGGAACCAGGTGGTGACGGAGAGCATGGTAGAGGCGTAGAGGGCGAAGATGCCGGTGATGCAAAGCAGGCGGGGGTTGAGCCTCCGGGATTCGTCCGGGAGGGATTCCCCGCCCGGAGACGAGGCCGGCGCCGGGTTATTCTCCGCAGCGGGCCGGTTGGGAACCAGGAGCCACACTGCTCCCAGGGCGGCCAAAGAAAGAAGAAGGCAAAAACCCCAGACCCCGGCTAAAGAAAACGCTTCCAGCAGGCTGGGGGCGAGGTTAAAGACCAGAATTGTGCCTGCCGGCACCCAGGCGGACCAGATGCCCATGGCCAGACCGCGCCTGCCCGGCGGAGCGCTGGCGCTGACGATCGCCGGGGCGGCCACCGCCACCAGGGCGAACCCGACCCCGCCCACCACCCGTCCGGCAGTTATTACGCCGGCGGTGAAACGTAGCAAGGGAACGAAATTGCCCGCCACCAGGGCGGCGAGCCCGACCAGCGTCAGTTTCTTGAGACTGCTCCGGCCGACCACTACTCCCGCCGGCACCCCCAACAGGAGCCCGGTTAGACCGAAGCAGGACATCAGCAGCCCCATCAGGGTGGGATCGAGTTGGAGGGTGGACTGGACCACCGTGGCCACCGGGGGAAGCTGGTTCTGGCTGGCGGCGGCGGAGACTCCGGCGGCAAAGGCCGCCGTGACGGTTGTCCAGGCTCGCAGTGAGGCCCGGGGCCCTTCCCGGGGAAGGCAGCAGGGTTCGGATTCGTTCAAGTGACCACCCCCATGTCGGTTGGCCGCGGCCGCGGTTTCCGGTTTCGCCGCTAGCTTCCCGGACAAGGAGGCCCGGGTTCCGGCCGACAGAATTTGGCTAAGAAGGTTCGGCGGACCCGGGGTGGATTCCTTCTTTACTTAACTAGGCTTTGAACTGCATTCCCACCGGCGGGTTAGGGGAAACGTTCCGGGCTCAACCGCCCTTGGGCTCCAGCACCCGAAGGGCCGAGGCACTCTGCCTCCCCCTGTCCCACCTAATTCGGCCATCCATCAGGGGGGGTAGGCCCAAGACTTTTGCCTCCGCGGGGAATCTTGCGCTTGCCGTCACCTGGGCTCTCTCCACGTACAGGGCTTCGCCAACCTCGCCCAGCAGTGGTTCCGTCCCCGGTCCCATATTGGCCAGCAGGTTGATCAATCCGGGACCGTCGACTATGCGGATGGTCACTACCGCAGCCACCTGGGGGTACTGGAACAGGGGTAGGGGCAGGAGGCTGGTGCCGGGACCGTAAACGATTACCCTTGAGTTCCTGCAGGCAGACAGCAACTCGTCAAGGGCCTGACCGGCCAGGGCGCACCCGCTGATCAATACCGTCTCACAACTGGCCAGGAGGGCCTGGGCCCTGGACGTGGGAACCAGGCGGAAGCCGGTAGGACCCTCGCTTATGCCCTGCTGGCTGACCACATGGGTGCGGAAGAACCGGGGTTCTGCTTCGGTGACCACCAGTTGTCCCGCCACCCGGGCCACCTGCCACACAGCGCCGCCGAACCCGACCATGCCTATTCTGGCACCGGCACTCAGGTCGTGGTCCAGAACCCGGCGGAAATCGGCGCGCTCTACGCGTAGCTCATTGGCCTGCAGGTAGTCCGGTTCCAGGTAGGATTGGGATAGGGCGCTCAGGGCGGCCACGCCGGCGGAAACCAGCAGGCGACCGTGGGCCAGGGACTGTGAGGCCAGGTCTAAGGCGGGCCGTCCGACCATTCTCCACAGAAAATCCAGGTCTTCTCCGCTGGGCGTGGTCCCGCGGAGAAGGTTTTGTGCCAGTCCGGCACGGCCGTTATCCAGGAGTACACCGGTGAAACCCCCACTCACCACGATCTCGCTAACCCGGGCTTCGGCCTCGGGTCGAGACTGAAAGAAGCTGATCAATTCCTGAGCGATCATGACCCTGCACTACTCCTTCCTGTGGGTTTTCCCTTGACGGGCTGCCATGGCGAGATCCGTCCATTGGGCCCTGGCGCATCACCTCTACGGACTGATCTGGGCTCGACTGGCGGAGTAGGGAGCAGGAACCGGCGGCCCCACCCCTGGCAGCCGTTGGTGTACATACCGCCGGTCCCCACGAAGAGAAGCGAACACCTCTGAACCGCAAGTAGGGACTCTCGCGACCAACCCGGGCGGCGGCCGCTGCGACCTCCCGGGAGGGCCGGTGGGGAGAGCTGGCCTTCTCCTCCGGGACCGGCTGTCTCCGGGGCCGCGCTTTGGCGCTTCCCTGTCTCCCTTCCCGCGCTGGCGATCGCAGGCCGGGGATATGGTCTTGGCCGCTTGCCCTATTTTATAGAGGTGTTGCGTTATGCTAGATTAAGCATATCGCCTCTCACCAAAACTGTCAAACCGTACTTATTGCTCCTGGACCCTTACAGGCGGCCCGTATGACCCATGAGGTCAGGCGGAGGGCGTAATGCTTTCGCTGGCGCCTGTTTCCGCGTTACCGCATGCAGTTACGCCACTCGGGGAGTCGGCGGGGGTTATGGTTCCCGCCGGTTCGAGTCTCCGAATGTACAGGCTTTCGCTCGCCTCTGCCAGCAGCCGCTCCACGCCCGGGCCCGCGTTGGCCAGCAAGTTCATCAGTTTGGTGCCGTCCAGGACGCGGATGGTGGTGATAGCCGCCACCTGGGGGTGCCGGAAGAAGGGCAGGGGCAGGAGGCTGGCGCTGGGGCCGTAGATGACCACGCGGGAATTCCTGCAAGTGGCGAGCAATTCGTCAATGGTGCGGCTCACCAGGGCGCAGCCGGTGATCAGTACCGTGTCGCAGCCCGCCAAGAGGTATGGGCTCTCGGCCGCGGGAGCCAGCCGAAACCGGGTCGGCCCCTCCACTACCCCCTCCCGGCTGATGATCCGGGAGCGAAAGAGCTCGGGCTCAAGTTCGGTCACCACCAGTTGCCCCGCAAGACCGGCCATCCGCCATGCCCCTCCCCCGAAGCCGACCATGCCTACGCGGGACCCGGGGGTGATACCGTGATCAGGGAATCGGCCGGTATCGACTCGGTCCACCTTAAGGTTGTGGGGCCCCAGAAAGGACTGGTCCAGATAGGGTTGGGAGAGGGCGCTTAAGGCCGCCACCCCGGCGGAAAGCGCGAGACGCCCGTACCCCAGGGACCGGGAGGCCAGATCCAGGGCGGGGCGCCCGATCACCTCCTGCAGGAAGTCCAGGTCGGCCTGCGCCGGCCGGCCGGCGCTGCGGATGTTCATGGCCATCCCGGCCTGGCCGTTTTCCAGGAGCACCCCGGTAAAGCCGGTATTGACCACAATCTGGCTTACCCGGGTGGCGGCCTCGGGCCGGGCCGCAAAGAAGTCTATCAGTTCCTGCATAATCACGGCTATCCTTCCTCCTTCCTCTTGATTCGGGGCGCGTCTTTGCCAGACTGGTTGACGTCGGCGCCGGTATTTCCCGGGGGAAAAAGGCCGGGATCGTCTAACGCCGGCACGCAGAAGCGGTGGTGGAGCATCCCGTAGACCTTAACCGGCATGCGGTAGGTCCGGCTGAGATTCTCGTCGGTGAGCACTTCCCCGGGCCGCCCGGCGGCAATGAACCCGCCGTAACCCATCAGGGCCACCCGGTCGGCGAGGGCAAACACGTCGTTGGGAGAATGGGAGGTCATGATGATGGTCAGCCTCTGTGCGGTGGCCAGCTTCCTGATCATGCTCAGCACCAGGGTTTGGTTCCGGAAATCGAGGTGAGAAGTAGGCTCGTCCAGTAGAAGCACCCTGGGTTGCTGGGCCAGGACCCTGGCGATAAGCACCATCTGTTTTTCCCCGCCGCTGATCCCGGTGTAGCGCCTATCCCTGAGGTGGCTCATGCCCACGCGTTCCAGCGCCGCTTCGGCCAGCAGGACGTCCTGCGCCGAAGGCGAGGAGAAAACGTTCAAGTAGGGGGCGCGGCCCATGAGCACGATCTGCAGCACCGTATAGGGGAAGGCAGAGCCGTGCTCCTGAGGAATGTACCCGATGAGGGTGGCCACCTCTTTGCGCCGCATTCTTTCCAGGCTGCGGCCGTCGATCAGCACCTCGCCGCGGCGCAGCCTTTCCATCCCGGCAATGCACCTGAGCAGGGTGGTCTTGCCGCAGCCGTTGGGCCCCAGGAGGCAGAACACCTCCCCTGGCTCAACGGTCAGGTTGAGCCCCTCAAAGACCGCCTTGCGGCCGTCGTAAGAGAAGGCCGCGTCCCTTACCTCCAGTGTCAAGACCAACCACTCCCTCGACGGAGCAGGTAGGCGAAGAAGGGCGCCCCCACCAGGGCGGTGAAGATGCCCAGGGGGACCTCCGCCGTGGTCACCGAGCGGGCCAGGTTGTCCATGAGCAAGAGATAGGCTCCGCCCAGGGAGGCGCTGGCCGGCAGCAGCAGCTTGTGATCCGGGCCCACCAGCATGCGGCCGATGTGGGGGATCACCAGGCCCACCCAGCCGATGACCCCGGCTACGGAAACCGCCGCCGAGGTGGCCAGGGTGCAGAAGCATATTATCACCAGCCGGTGCCTCTCCACATCCATGCCCAGGGCTTTGGCGTCCTCGTCGCCCATGGAGAGCACGTTGACCCGCCAGCGCACCAGGAGAAGGGCGATGACCGCGCCGATCATCAGCGGGCCGGCAAAGCCCAGGTCGCCCGGCGAGGCTTTGGCCAGGCTGCCCATGAGCCAGAAGACGATGGCGGGCATCTTTTCCAGGGGGTCGGCGGTGTATTTCAGGAAGGAGACCAGGGCAGAAAAGAAAGCCCCCACGATTACGCCGGCCAGCACCAGGGTGAGGGTGGGCGTGGTGCGATAGAAGCGGCTGAGGCCATAGGTGAGCCCTACCGAAAGCAATCCGGAGGCGAAGGCGGCGGTCTGCACCACGGAAATGGGAGCGCCCAGGAGTATGGCCAGGGCGGCGCCGAAGGCCGCCCCGTTGGTCACTCCCAGGATGTCGGGCGACACCAGGGGATTGCGAAAGATGCCCTGAAAACAGGCGCCGGATACGGAAAGGCTGGCCCCTATCAGGATACCCATGATCACCCTGGGCAACCTGACCTGGAGAATGGCCACCCTTAAGGCTTCGGGAAAGCTTAGCCGATCCAGGTTCAAGGCCTCGGCCGCCAGCAGTCGGACGACTTCCTCCGGCCTCGCCGGGTAGCGACCCACGAAGAGCGAAAGAACCAAGGCCAAAACCGGGATAACCACCAGGGCCACCTGGACCGGGCGGGAGAGCCCCCAGCCGACCGTGGTCTTTTGAGCTGAAGCCAAGCCTTTGTCCACCGCCTCTGCCCCCTTTGCCACGGCTAGGTCGTTTGCCCGGTCACCCGCCGGCTCTTAAGGATTGCCTGTGGGCCGGGCCGTCGACGGACCCTGCTCTGTGGGACTGCCGGCGAAGACTTGGGATTACCTGCCAGCGGCCGGGCCGGCGTTGGCGGACCCTGCCCCGCCGCCCTTACCCGCGTTGGGCTGGCCGCTCTGGCCGCCCGCCGGGGTATCCACCGGATGGAGAATGCCGGCTACGTCGGCATCGCTAAGGGCAAAGCCGTAGATTTCCCGGTAGTAGCGCTTGATTTCGTTTTCGATGCTTACTCCCGCGAAACGGTCCGGATAGGCGTTAATCGCCAGCCAGAGGGGCAGAAGCGCGGCGGACTCGGCCGAATTACGGTGCCACAAGAACCCCCCTACCGGGATGCGGAGGACTCTTCCCTCCTTTACCGCCCGCAGGCCGCTCCAGGTGGGGTCGCGAGCCAGATCGGCGGCATTACCGTAGTCTACCACGATAAGGTCCGGATCCCAGCTCAGCACCTGCTCGAGCGATACCTCGGCCAGGCCGCCTTCCCTGCCGCCCAGCGTGGACAGCTCCTGGGCGGCGTTGCGGCAGCCGGCAGCCTCGATCAGGTACTGCATGTAAGTGTCACCGCCGTAGGTGGTCAGATGGTCGGGGTTAAAGCCCATGTAGACCTTGACCCGCTTGTCCGCCGGAAGCTCGGCGGTGCGCGACTTAATCTCCCGGAGCATACCGTCGAGGAACCGGCAGTAATACTCCGCCCGGGCCGGCTGGCCGAAAATCTCCCCGAAGAGGCGCACGGTAGCCTTGTGGTTCTCAAAAACTTGTTCCGGCGCGTTCGTGGTGCTGATGCGCACCGTAGGCAGGTCGGTATTCTTCTCTACCAGATCCATGTCCACCTCGGAGCCGATGCAGAACTGGGGGTCGGCGGCTAGCAGGGCTTCGATGTTGATGTCTGCCGCCGTGCGCCGGGGCGCAGGTATCTGGGCCTGGCGGGGGTAGAACTTCTCGAAAAGCTTGAACCGGCTCTGGGAAGCCGTCATGGCACACAACTTGTCCTGAGCGCCCACCGCGTACATTAGCTGAACCAGGGGAGAGGTAAGCACGGCCACCCGCTGGAGGTTCTCCGGGGTGGGTATTTCCACCGACCGACCGGTCATGTCCACAATGGTCCGGGTGCCGGCCTTCGCGGCGGGGGCAGAGGGAGCCTGTCCGCTCGGCTGGCCGCACCCCTGGACGGCCAAGGCCAGGATCACGGTCAGGATCAATCCCAGCAGCAGGTGCTTGCTTTTGGGCCGACGCATGGGAAAAGTACCTCCTATCTCAACAATTTGGCGTCCAACTCCCCAGACTCCCGCGCTCAGAGAATCCCGGGTCTTTACTGGGGGAATTTTAGGGCTTTCTTGTTATTGCCGGTCCTCTTGACGGTACTCGCCCAGAACTTTGGCTGGGTCGGCGGCGGGATTGAAGCCGGCGGCTTTGAGGTCATACCTTGCCGGCCCGCTTTTCCTTTAGGGCGCGCCAGAGCTTTTCATAGGTAATGGGCAGGGTTCTCACCCGCACCCCCGTGGCGTCGTATATGGCGTTGGCTACGCAGCCCAAGGTAGGGGTAGTGGCTCCCTCCCCTACTTCCTTGACCCCCCACGGCGCATTGGGATCCGAGCTTTCCACTAGTTCCGAAGTGACCGGAGGCATATCCAAGGCCGTGGGCAACCTGTATTCGG
It contains:
- a CDS encoding MFS transporter — translated: MNESEPCCLPREGPRASLRAWTTVTAAFAAGVSAAASQNQLPPVATVVQSTLQLDPTLMGLLMSCFGLTGLLLGVPAGVVVGRSSLKKLTLVGLAALVAGNFVPLLRFTAGVITAGRVVGGVGFALVAVAAPAIVSASAPPGRRGLAMGIWSAWVPAGTILVFNLAPSLLEAFSLAGVWGFCLLLSLAALGAVWLLVPNRPAAENNPAPASSPGGESLPDESRRLNPRLLCITGIFALYASTMLSVTTWFPTFLVQVRSMPLATATFIGSLASVGAVGGCLVAGHLYDRYRSLRRICITSCVIQALLYLLIFNLTGVVVPVAQTLVGFIGSMVPTAVFAAVSHLARRRREVALGLGLTLTAQNGGLILGPSLSGLLLGTTGSWDLLAMTISLTCALTAVLWLVLPVE
- a CDS encoding DUF364 domain-containing protein, which codes for MIAQELISFFQSRPEAEARVSEIVVSGGFTGVLLDNGRAGLAQNLLRGTTPSGEDLDFLWRMVGRPALDLASQSLAHGRLLVSAGVAALSALSQSYLEPDYLQANELRVERADFRRVLDHDLSAGARIGMVGFGGAVWQVARVAGQLVVTEAEPRFFRTHVVSQQGISEGPTGFRLVPTSRAQALLASCETVLISGCALAGQALDELLSACRNSRVIVYGPGTSLLPLPLFQYPQVAAVVTIRIVDGPGLINLLANMGPGTEPLLGEVGEALYVERAQVTASARFPAEAKVLGLPPLMDGRIRWDRGRQSASALRVLEPKGG
- a CDS encoding DUF364 domain-containing protein, with translation MQELIDFFAARPEAATRVSQIVVNTGFTGVLLENGQAGMAMNIRSAGRPAQADLDFLQEVIGRPALDLASRSLGYGRLALSAGVAALSALSQPYLDQSFLGPHNLKVDRVDTGRFPDHGITPGSRVGMVGFGGGAWRMAGLAGQLVVTELEPELFRSRIISREGVVEGPTRFRLAPAAESPYLLAGCDTVLITGCALVSRTIDELLATCRNSRVVIYGPSASLLPLPFFRHPQVAAITTIRVLDGTKLMNLLANAGPGVERLLAEASESLYIRRLEPAGTITPADSPSGVTACGNAETGASESITPSA
- a CDS encoding iron ABC transporter permease, whose translation is MALVVIPVLALVLSLFVGRYPARPEEVVRLLAAEALNLDRLSFPEALRVAILQVRLPRVIMGILIGASLSVSGACFQGIFRNPLVSPDILGVTNGAAFGAALAILLGAPISVVQTAAFASGLLSVGLTYGLSRFYRTTPTLTLVLAGVIVGAFFSALVSFLKYTADPLEKMPAIVFWLMGSLAKASPGDLGFAGPLMIGAVIALLLVRWRVNVLSMGDEDAKALGMDVERHRLVIICFCTLATSAAVSVAGVIGWVGLVIPHIGRMLVGPDHKLLLPASASLGGAYLLLMDNLARSVTTAEVPLGIFTALVGAPFFAYLLRRGSGWS
- a CDS encoding ABC transporter ATP-binding protein; this translates as MTLEVRDAAFSYDGRKAVFEGLNLTVEPGEVFCLLGPNGCGKTTLLRCIAGMERLRRGEVLIDGRSLERMRRKEVATLIGYIPQEHGSAFPYTVLQIVLMGRAPYLNVFSSPSAQDVLLAEAALERVGMSHLRDRRYTGISGGEKQMVLIARVLAQQPRVLLLDEPTSHLDFRNQTLVLSMIRKLATAQRLTIIMTSHSPNDVFALADRVALMGYGGFIAAGRPGEVLTDENLSRTYRMPVKVYGMLHHRFCVPALDDPGLFPPGNTGADVNQSGKDAPRIKRKEEG
- a CDS encoding ABC transporter substrate-binding protein; this encodes MRRPKSKHLLLGLILTVILALAVQGCGQPSGQAPSAPAAKAGTRTIVDMTGRSVEIPTPENLQRVAVLTSPLVQLMYAVGAQDKLCAMTASQSRFKLFEKFYPRQAQIPAPRRTAADINIEALLAADPQFCIGSEVDMDLVEKNTDLPTVRISTTNAPEQVFENHKATVRLFGEIFGQPARAEYYCRFLDGMLREIKSRTAELPADKRVKVYMGFNPDHLTTYGGDTYMQYLIEAAGCRNAAQELSTLGGREGGLAEVSLEQVLSWDPDLIVVDYGNAADLARDPTWSGLRAVKEGRVLRIPVGGFLWHRNSAESAALLPLWLAINAYPDRFAGVSIENEIKRYYREIYGFALSDADVAGILHPVDTPAGGQSGQPNAGKGGGAGSANAGPAAGR